From the genome of Nakamurella flavida, one region includes:
- a CDS encoding HNH endonuclease signature motif containing protein, which produces MYESGSGASSGVRSVLSAAPLPPLPPLPPLLDRDSGAMSGADLVDAIAESERLMSAVAAWQMRALAAFAVPGVAGDPHALAGRLAGSLSSAGDPDPDVLGSFVLDAAQSMAAGEVAAALRISPVTVGVKVRDAIRMCTELPATLAALSSGVIDRGKARVIAEYTAPLPAHLAGVVEGRVLPIASAQSTAATRKATAAAVITVDPRGAQERHEQARKERGLSVQPGTDGMSTLKAYLAADGAVSIFQLADLLATHTVGFADDDRSIGARRVDALTDLAGQILTHGQVDLADYLTPDALDAAEAAVTVDTAGMAGAPTAPRVDADGPVETTAGGSNSSSLDDTAGAASLLKHDTATGDADSTAAPAPAPPTTIPRAGESSAGSISVTPAPAPASTGGGGHRADQRATRRLSRQGRRPHLQVTLGLHTLAGLDDLPADLAGYGAITAGMARTIAASAASLCTLLADPTTGAVTHAGTHHYRPRQDLRDHLTALTDSCRFPSCRQPAWRCDIDHRNPFDHHRPSAGGHTTTSNLDPLCRRHHLFKHHTDWTLRRDQPSPTDPAGLGVTWTSPTGHTYPDPPRQVAIPETWTVRLGGGPADESAEQAGAVTGPAGPPGAVGVPPMSLHRMAAELDIDPADLVSMLVRARLRERIPRAHQPGADPAKVENDDPSHRTGERQDDDDPPPF; this is translated from the coding sequence GTGTACGAGTCCGGCAGTGGAGCGAGCAGCGGGGTGAGGTCGGTGTTGTCGGCTGCCCCGCTGCCGCCGCTGCCGCCGCTGCCGCCGCTGCTGGACCGTGACTCGGGTGCGATGTCCGGTGCTGACCTGGTCGATGCGATCGCGGAGTCCGAGCGGTTGATGTCCGCGGTGGCCGCGTGGCAGATGCGCGCTCTGGCGGCGTTCGCCGTCCCGGGTGTGGCGGGCGATCCGCATGCGTTGGCCGGCCGTCTGGCCGGGAGTCTCTCGTCGGCCGGTGACCCTGACCCGGATGTGCTGGGGTCTTTCGTGCTGGATGCGGCGCAGTCGATGGCCGCCGGTGAGGTCGCCGCGGCGCTGCGGATCTCCCCGGTGACCGTCGGGGTCAAGGTCCGGGACGCTATCCGGATGTGCACCGAGTTGCCCGCTACCTTGGCGGCGTTGTCGTCCGGGGTGATCGACCGGGGCAAGGCCCGGGTCATCGCGGAGTACACCGCGCCGCTGCCCGCTCACCTCGCCGGTGTGGTGGAGGGCCGGGTGCTGCCGATCGCCTCTGCGCAGTCCACCGCGGCGACCCGCAAGGCCACCGCAGCCGCCGTCATCACGGTCGACCCCCGCGGAGCCCAGGAACGGCACGAGCAGGCGCGCAAGGAGCGGGGGCTGTCGGTGCAGCCCGGCACCGACGGCATGTCCACCCTGAAGGCGTACCTGGCCGCGGACGGCGCGGTGAGCATCTTCCAGTTGGCCGACCTTCTCGCGACGCACACCGTCGGCTTCGCTGACGACGACCGGTCCATCGGGGCCCGTCGAGTCGACGCGCTCACCGACCTCGCCGGGCAGATCCTCACCCACGGGCAGGTCGACCTCGCCGACTACCTCACCCCCGACGCCCTGGACGCCGCAGAGGCGGCGGTCACCGTCGATACGGCCGGGATGGCGGGCGCCCCCACCGCCCCGAGAGTCGATGCCGACGGCCCTGTCGAGACCACTGCCGGTGGCTCGAATAGCTCCAGCCTCGACGACACCGCCGGTGCAGCATCACTTCTGAAGCATGACACTGCAACCGGCGATGCCGACTCCACGGCCGCCCCGGCGCCCGCCCCGCCTACCACCATCCCTCGGGCCGGTGAATCTTCCGCCGGATCCATCAGCGTCACCCCTGCCCCTGCCCCTGCCTCTACCGGGGGCGGGGGCCACCGCGCCGATCAGCGCGCCACCCGGCGCCTGTCCCGGCAGGGCCGCCGCCCCCACCTGCAAGTCACCCTCGGCCTGCACACCCTCGCCGGCCTGGACGACCTGCCCGCCGACCTCGCCGGGTACGGCGCCATCACCGCCGGCATGGCCCGCACCATCGCCGCCTCCGCCGCATCCCTGTGCACCCTGCTCGCCGACCCCACCACCGGCGCCGTCACCCACGCCGGCACCCACCACTACCGGCCACGCCAAGACCTGCGAGACCACCTCACCGCCCTGACCGACTCCTGCCGCTTCCCTTCCTGCCGCCAACCCGCCTGGCGCTGCGACATCGACCACCGCAACCCCTTCGACCACCACCGACCATCAGCCGGCGGACACACCACCACCAGCAACCTCGACCCGCTCTGCCGCAGACACCACCTGTTCAAACACCACACCGACTGGACCCTGCGACGAGACCAGCCCTCACCCACCGACCCCGCCGGCCTCGGCGTCACCTGGACCAGCCCCACCGGACACACCTACCCCGACCCACCCCGACAGGTCGCCATCCCCGAGACATGGACGGTCCGTCTGGGCGGCGGCCCCGCCGACGAGTCCGCCGAACAGGCCGGTGCGGTCACCGGTCCGGCCGGCCCGCCCGGTGCGGTCGGCGTTCCCCCGATGTCCCTGCACCGCATGGCAGCCGAACTCGACATCGACCCGGCGGACCTCGTCTCCATGCTGGTCCGAGCGCGCCTCCGTGAACGGATCCCCCGCGCACACCAGCCGGGAGCCGACCCAGCAAAGGTCGAGAACGATGACCCGTCCCACAGGACAGGAGAGCGACAGGATGACGACGACCCGCCGCCGTTCTGA
- a CDS encoding cupin domain-containing protein, translating into MDIVAVSAEPLTDDGVTLRNILAWGHTGRSRIDVIDLPAGSSLPRHRAGTDQTLYVISGRGRVAGADDVAASVSAGQAVRWVEGDDHTTWADEPMTVLVVQTIVET; encoded by the coding sequence GTGGACATTGTCGCGGTCTCGGCCGAGCCCCTCACCGACGACGGTGTGACCCTGCGGAACATCCTCGCGTGGGGTCACACCGGTCGCTCCCGGATCGACGTCATCGACCTGCCCGCCGGGAGCTCCCTGCCGCGGCACCGCGCAGGCACCGACCAGACCCTGTACGTCATCTCGGGTCGGGGGCGGGTGGCCGGCGCCGACGATGTCGCCGCATCCGTCTCGGCGGGGCAGGCCGTCCGGTGGGTGGAGGGCGATGACCACACGACATGGGCCGACGAGCCGATGACCGTGCTGGTCGTCCAGACGATCGTGGAGACCTGA
- a CDS encoding SPOR domain-containing protein, whose protein sequence is MLTGLVLVAGLLSVASPAAAAPAPVPVRAAAAAACSVGQSGAGEPVQSSGRAAVRTTIGVAKTMGVPRLGQIVAVMVMFQESSIRNLANDGSSTQGASWSSPGRAYWLGVTKLSLKYPHDRFGSRDGASDTDSIGLYQQRPSSGWGNYGQSTGVTDPEGVVQRLLDPRWEAMAFFGGSRSAAPTSGLLDIAGWQTMSPTYAANAVQRSNYPEYYAKWEAQATTYVDSNADAPAVDLPWVPGGGAGALACTSVPTDPAAGEAGRNPAGSADAASVSSRSVVVAGWALDPDAINGRTEVHVYDSGPKGTVGYPGFFADQTRDDVNRVYGTVGRFGFTATVPQNGNGVHTYCAFALNIGRGTGNTALGCRTLTLGPVGSLDGVGQTPSGISVAGWAADGSAPGARQQVHVYVTGPAGTRGTPLTTGGARADVSAAFPWAGGDRGFSGTVPTAGAGPTTVCAYGIGVNPWTPNELIGCRTLTVQPAPTVGALDDVQVSGNTARVAGWTYDPQNASASIPVHIYVRGAGGQVGTAFTADDVRTDVNRVTGVAGNHGYNRTVSLPAGESTVCAYGISTSGGDNTLLGCRTVRVAAARSQVVEPQSVATTEAPSEVRPVPTVPAPTVPAPTNAVPTAPAPTAAVPTGPVLTTAAPTTAVPTTPAPTSTAPAAPSASASSVSSAPPSTPSVGVPAG, encoded by the coding sequence ATGCTGACCGGCCTCGTGCTGGTCGCCGGTCTCCTGTCGGTGGCCTCCCCGGCCGCGGCCGCACCCGCGCCCGTGCCCGTCCGTGCTGCCGCGGCGGCCGCCTGTTCGGTGGGCCAGAGCGGCGCCGGCGAACCCGTGCAGTCCTCGGGGCGGGCTGCCGTCCGCACGACCATCGGGGTGGCGAAGACGATGGGCGTGCCGCGCCTGGGCCAGATCGTGGCGGTGATGGTGATGTTCCAGGAGTCCTCCATCCGCAACCTGGCCAACGACGGGTCCAGCACGCAGGGCGCGTCGTGGTCCTCCCCGGGTCGGGCGTACTGGCTGGGGGTGACGAAGCTGTCGCTGAAGTACCCGCACGACCGGTTCGGATCCCGCGACGGCGCTTCCGACACCGATTCGATCGGCCTGTACCAGCAGCGCCCGTCGTCGGGGTGGGGCAACTACGGGCAGAGCACCGGGGTGACGGATCCCGAGGGTGTGGTGCAGCGCTTGCTGGATCCGCGGTGGGAGGCGATGGCGTTCTTCGGCGGTTCCCGCAGCGCAGCTCCGACGTCCGGCCTGCTGGACATCGCGGGCTGGCAGACCATGTCGCCGACGTACGCGGCGAATGCCGTGCAGCGCAGCAACTACCCGGAGTACTACGCGAAGTGGGAGGCCCAGGCCACCACGTACGTGGACAGCAACGCGGACGCCCCGGCGGTGGATCTGCCGTGGGTGCCCGGCGGCGGTGCCGGTGCCCTGGCCTGCACGAGCGTGCCGACCGATCCGGCGGCCGGCGAGGCAGGGCGCAACCCGGCGGGGTCGGCGGACGCGGCTTCCGTGTCGTCGCGCTCGGTCGTGGTGGCCGGGTGGGCGCTGGATCCGGACGCGATCAACGGTCGCACCGAGGTGCACGTGTACGACTCCGGCCCGAAGGGCACCGTCGGGTACCCGGGATTCTTCGCCGATCAGACCCGCGACGACGTCAACCGGGTCTACGGGACGGTGGGTCGTTTCGGCTTCACGGCGACCGTCCCGCAGAACGGCAACGGGGTGCACACCTACTGCGCGTTCGCGTTGAACATCGGGCGCGGCACCGGGAACACGGCGCTGGGCTGCAGGACGCTGACGCTCGGACCGGTGGGGTCGCTCGACGGCGTCGGGCAGACCCCGTCCGGTATCTCGGTGGCCGGCTGGGCCGCCGACGGCAGCGCCCCGGGCGCGCGTCAGCAGGTGCACGTCTACGTGACGGGCCCGGCCGGGACCCGGGGCACCCCGCTGACCACGGGCGGGGCGCGGGCCGATGTGTCGGCGGCGTTCCCCTGGGCCGGCGGTGACCGCGGCTTCTCCGGGACGGTGCCGACGGCCGGGGCGGGACCGACGACGGTGTGCGCGTACGGCATCGGAGTCAACCCGTGGACGCCGAACGAGCTGATCGGCTGCCGCACGTTGACCGTGCAACCCGCGCCGACCGTCGGCGCGCTGGACGACGTCCAGGTCTCGGGGAACACGGCCAGGGTCGCCGGGTGGACCTACGACCCGCAGAACGCGAGCGCCTCGATCCCCGTGCACATCTACGTGCGCGGTGCCGGCGGGCAGGTGGGGACCGCCTTCACCGCCGACGACGTCCGGACGGACGTGAACCGGGTGACGGGAGTGGCCGGCAACCACGGCTACAACCGCACCGTGTCCCTGCCTGCGGGCGAGAGCACGGTGTGCGCCTACGGGATCAGCACCAGCGGCGGGGACAACACCCTCCTCGGATGCCGCACGGTCCGGGTGGCCGCAGCCCGGTCGCAGGTGGTCGAACCGCAGTCCGTGGCGACCACGGAGGCACCGTCCGAGGTGCGACCGGTCCCGACCGTTCCTGCGCCGACCGTTCCTGCGCCGACCAACGCGGTCCCGACGGCCCCCGCGCCGACCGCCGCGGTCCCGACCGGTCCTGTCCTGACCACGGCGGCGCCGACCACTGCAGTGCCCACCACTCCGGCGCCGACGTCCACCGCTCCCGCTGCCCCGTCTGCGTCAGCGTCGTCAGTTTCGTCAGCACCGCCGTCCACGCCGTCGGTCGGCGTCCCGGCGGGCTGA
- a CDS encoding SDR family oxidoreductase produces MTALPRFDIAGRVALVTGSSQGIGLALAQGLAEAGCRVVLNGRDEAKLQRARDTLAERTGGDLVTCAFDVTDAAQVADGIATVERDVGPLDILVNNTGAQHRAPLVDFPDADWYRLLETNLTSAFLVGREAARVMSPRGHGKIVNICSVQSEVVRPGIAPYAATKGGMKMLTKGMCADLAPSGIQVNGLGPGYFETELTAALVADETFSGWVRGRTPAGRWGKVDDLVGALVFLVSPAADFVNGQILYVDGGMLSVL; encoded by the coding sequence ATGACCGCGCTGCCGCGGTTCGACATCGCGGGCCGGGTCGCCCTGGTCACCGGGTCCAGCCAGGGCATCGGGCTCGCCCTCGCCCAGGGTCTGGCCGAGGCGGGCTGCCGCGTCGTGCTGAACGGGCGGGACGAGGCCAAGCTGCAGCGGGCCCGGGACACCCTGGCCGAACGCACCGGCGGTGACCTCGTCACCTGTGCGTTCGACGTCACCGACGCCGCGCAGGTCGCCGACGGCATCGCCACCGTGGAGCGTGACGTCGGCCCGCTGGACATCCTGGTCAACAACACCGGTGCACAGCACCGGGCGCCGCTCGTCGACTTCCCCGACGCCGACTGGTACCGCCTGCTGGAGACCAACCTGACCAGCGCCTTCCTCGTCGGGCGCGAGGCCGCCCGGGTGATGTCGCCGCGGGGCCACGGCAAGATCGTCAACATCTGCTCGGTGCAGAGCGAGGTGGTCAGGCCCGGTATCGCGCCGTACGCCGCGACCAAGGGCGGCATGAAGATGCTGACCAAGGGGATGTGCGCGGATCTGGCCCCGTCCGGTATCCAGGTCAACGGCCTGGGCCCCGGCTACTTCGAGACCGAGTTGACCGCGGCCCTGGTCGCCGACGAGACGTTCTCCGGGTGGGTGCGGGGACGCACCCCGGCCGGCCGGTGGGGGAAGGTCGACGATCTCGTCGGGGCGCTGGTGTTCCTGGTGTCGCCGGCCGCGGACTTCGTCAACGGCCAGATCCTGTACGTCGACGGCGGAATGCTGTCGGTCCTGTGA
- a CDS encoding L-idonate 5-dehydrogenase: MTATGTGADRACVVHGAGDLRVEGRPARAPGPHEVAVRIAFGGICGSDLHYYHRGAVGDFAVREPMVLGHEVVGTVAGFGAQVEGLTVDDPVAVHPATPCDDCPQCQADRRHLCPRTRYLGSAAAFPHVQGGFAERIVVPAAQIRVLPAGLALERAVLAEPLSVALHAVARAGEVTGRSVLVTGAGPIGCLVVAALVVAGARSVIVSDMQDAALAVATAVGATGTVRADRPDDPGWPAEVDIAVEASGTAPGLDTCVRRVSRGGVVVQLGLLPPGDVPFTGNLLVTREIDLRGAFRFDHEFDRALDLLAGDLPVGPVVTQIVPLADARAAFELAGDRSRASKVLLDLR, encoded by the coding sequence GTGACGGCCACGGGGACGGGTGCGGACCGGGCCTGCGTGGTGCACGGGGCGGGAGACCTCCGGGTGGAGGGCCGGCCGGCGCGAGCACCCGGCCCGCACGAGGTCGCGGTCCGCATCGCCTTCGGCGGCATCTGCGGGTCCGACCTGCACTACTACCACCGCGGCGCCGTCGGCGACTTCGCCGTCCGGGAACCGATGGTGCTCGGTCACGAGGTGGTCGGCACGGTCGCCGGGTTCGGCGCGCAGGTCGAGGGCCTGACCGTGGACGACCCGGTCGCCGTCCATCCGGCCACCCCGTGCGACGACTGCCCGCAGTGCCAGGCCGATCGCCGCCACCTCTGCCCCCGGACCCGCTATCTGGGCAGCGCGGCGGCCTTCCCGCACGTACAGGGCGGCTTCGCCGAGCGGATCGTCGTGCCCGCGGCCCAGATCCGGGTGCTCCCGGCCGGTCTCGCCCTGGAACGGGCGGTGTTGGCCGAGCCGCTGTCCGTCGCCCTGCACGCGGTGGCCCGCGCCGGCGAGGTCACCGGGCGCAGTGTGCTGGTCACCGGGGCCGGACCGATCGGCTGCCTGGTCGTCGCCGCGCTGGTCGTCGCCGGTGCCCGCTCGGTGATCGTCAGCGACATGCAGGACGCCGCCCTGGCTGTCGCCACCGCCGTCGGCGCCACCGGCACCGTGCGTGCCGACCGACCGGACGACCCCGGGTGGCCCGCCGAGGTCGACATCGCGGTCGAGGCCTCCGGAACGGCCCCGGGTCTGGACACCTGCGTGCGCCGCGTCTCGCGCGGCGGCGTCGTGGTCCAGCTCGGGCTGCTGCCCCCCGGGGACGTGCCGTTCACCGGGAACCTGCTGGTCACCCGCGAGATCGACCTGCGAGGTGCGTTCCGCTTCGACCACGAGTTCGACCGGGCCCTCGATCTGCTGGCCGGCGACCTGCCGGTCGGCCCGGTGGTCACGCAGATCGTCCCGCTCGCCGACGCGCGGGCCGCCTTCGAGCTGGCCGGCGACCGGTCGCGGGCGTCCAAGGTGCTGCTCGACCTGCGCTGA
- a CDS encoding GGDEF domain-containing protein, translating to MCTDAAATEAQRLAAVYRYEILDSPRAATFDRITALAARVFRVPVAAISMVDADRVWFASCDGMPVTQTPREPGLCATTILSPVPRVVPDLRVDEDARDNSLVTSGAVRFYAGAPLRTADGHNIGALCLLDTEPRTLDAADVENLADLAALVVTELELRLRTRQEVAAVRRTMAREHRRLRLLSVTDPLTGIANRRALTEGLALALAEDLDVERPISLVLADLDHFKSINDRYGHGTGDRVLTAVAECLGRQVRDGDLVARFGGEEFITLLNATSRQDAVGWAERTREALADLVVDGVPARVTASFGVATHDGSESADDLIHRADLALYQAKRSGRNRVRAADPAA from the coding sequence GTGTGCACCGACGCCGCGGCGACGGAGGCCCAGCGGCTGGCCGCCGTCTACCGCTACGAGATCCTCGACTCCCCGCGCGCGGCGACCTTCGACCGCATCACCGCGTTGGCCGCCCGGGTCTTCCGGGTGCCGGTGGCCGCCATCTCCATGGTCGACGCCGACCGCGTCTGGTTCGCCTCCTGTGACGGCATGCCGGTGACGCAGACCCCCCGGGAGCCGGGGCTCTGTGCGACCACCATCCTGTCGCCCGTGCCGCGGGTGGTGCCGGATCTCCGCGTCGACGAGGACGCCCGGGACAACTCGCTGGTCACCTCCGGCGCCGTCCGTTTCTACGCCGGTGCGCCGTTGCGGACCGCGGACGGCCACAACATCGGTGCGCTGTGTCTGCTGGACACCGAGCCGCGCACACTCGACGCCGCCGACGTGGAGAACCTCGCCGATCTCGCCGCCCTGGTGGTCACCGAGCTGGAACTGCGCCTGCGCACCCGGCAGGAGGTGGCCGCGGTCCGCCGGACCATGGCCCGCGAGCACCGCCGGCTGCGCCTGCTGTCCGTCACCGACCCGTTGACCGGCATCGCCAACCGTCGGGCGCTCACCGAGGGTCTGGCCCTGGCCCTGGCCGAGGATCTCGACGTCGAGCGGCCCATCTCCCTGGTGCTGGCCGACCTGGACCACTTCAAGTCCATCAACGACCGGTACGGGCACGGCACCGGCGACAGGGTGCTGACCGCGGTCGCCGAATGCCTGGGACGGCAGGTCCGGGACGGCGACCTGGTCGCGCGGTTCGGCGGCGAGGAGTTCATCACCCTGCTCAACGCCACCTCGCGGCAGGACGCGGTCGGCTGGGCCGAGCGAACCCGCGAGGCTCTGGCCGATCTCGTCGTGGACGGAGTCCCGGCGCGGGTGACCGCATCGTTCGGGGTCGCCACCCATGACGGCAGCGAATCCGCCGACGACCTCATCCACCGGGCTGATCTGGCGCTCTACCAGGCCAAACGATCCGGCCGGAACCGCGTCCGCGCTGCCGATCCGGCCGCCTGA
- a CDS encoding MFS transporter codes for MTAPRSAAGAPAGAPADTDAPDPRRWKALAVCLIGSFMVLLDVSIVNVALKSITDGLGASGSQIQWVLSGYALTFGLLLVPAGRWGDVLGRRKMFMIGLVAFTLASLACGAAPTATVLVIARLVQGLAGGMITPQVSALIQQMFRGAERGKAFGLLGAVVGISTALGPVIGGVLIQVFGETDGWRWVFLVNLPIGIAALPLAMKLIPGREGGPAGRRDYDPVGVLLLGLGVVALLLPFVQERQWTGSTKWLLLPLAAALLVVFILWERRYLAHGKEPLVDLKLFRLRSFSFGSSMIAAYFAGFTPLFFLITLLLQFGEGYSALMAGLVTMPFAIASGVAAAFAGRVVHRFGRPLVGVGLVGVVVGYLGILLTVHLVPGTGIGWALLPSLIVAGLGSGLVISPNQTITLSQVPVEQGGTAGGLLQVGQRIGAAVGIAAVGSIFYAQLDDSRGDYPPALQGGLLVAIGFLVVALAVAVLDIVIQKRRTGTHAASLGG; via the coding sequence GTGACCGCCCCCCGCTCCGCCGCCGGTGCCCCCGCCGGCGCCCCCGCCGACACCGACGCTCCCGATCCCCGCCGCTGGAAGGCCCTCGCGGTCTGCCTGATCGGCAGCTTCATGGTCCTGCTGGACGTCTCCATCGTGAACGTCGCGCTGAAGTCCATCACCGACGGGCTGGGTGCCTCCGGCTCGCAGATCCAGTGGGTGCTCTCCGGGTACGCGCTGACGTTCGGGCTGCTGCTCGTCCCGGCCGGCCGCTGGGGTGACGTGCTGGGCCGCCGCAAGATGTTCATGATCGGCCTCGTCGCGTTCACCCTGGCCAGCCTGGCCTGCGGCGCGGCGCCGACCGCGACGGTGCTGGTCATCGCGCGCCTGGTGCAGGGGCTGGCCGGCGGCATGATCACCCCCCAGGTGTCCGCGTTGATCCAGCAGATGTTCCGCGGCGCCGAGCGCGGCAAGGCGTTCGGCCTGCTCGGCGCGGTCGTCGGCATCTCCACCGCGCTCGGGCCGGTCATCGGCGGTGTGCTCATCCAGGTGTTCGGCGAGACCGACGGCTGGCGCTGGGTCTTCCTGGTGAACCTGCCCATCGGCATTGCGGCCCTGCCGCTGGCCATGAAGCTGATCCCCGGCCGCGAGGGCGGCCCGGCCGGCCGCCGCGACTACGACCCGGTCGGCGTGCTGCTGCTCGGTCTCGGCGTGGTGGCGCTGCTGCTGCCGTTCGTCCAGGAACGGCAGTGGACGGGGTCGACCAAGTGGCTGCTGCTGCCGCTGGCCGCCGCGCTGCTCGTGGTGTTCATCCTGTGGGAGCGCCGGTACCTGGCCCACGGCAAGGAGCCGCTGGTCGACCTCAAGCTGTTCCGCCTGCGGTCGTTCTCCTTCGGCAGCTCGATGATCGCCGCCTACTTCGCCGGCTTCACCCCGCTGTTCTTCCTGATCACCCTGCTGCTCCAGTTCGGCGAGGGCTACTCGGCCCTGATGGCCGGCCTGGTCACCATGCCGTTCGCGATCGCCTCCGGCGTGGCCGCGGCCTTCGCCGGCCGGGTGGTCCACCGCTTCGGTCGGCCGCTGGTCGGGGTCGGCCTGGTCGGGGTGGTCGTCGGGTACCTCGGCATCCTGCTGACCGTCCACCTCGTGCCGGGCACCGGCATCGGCTGGGCCCTGCTGCCGTCGCTGATCGTCGCGGGGCTGGGTTCGGGGCTGGTCATCTCGCCCAACCAGACCATCACCCTGTCGCAGGTGCCGGTCGAGCAGGGCGGGACGGCCGGCGGCCTGCTGCAGGTCGGTCAGCGCATCGGCGCTGCTGTCGGCATCGCCGCGGTCGGCTCGATCTTCTACGCCCAGCTCGACGACAGCCGCGGCGACTACCCGCCGGCACTGCAGGGCGGCCTGCTCGTGGCCATCGGGTTCCTGGTGGTCGCCCTGGCCGTCGCGGTCCTCGACATCGTCATCCAGAAGCGCCGGACCGGCACCCACGCGGCGTCGCTCGGCGGCTGA
- a CDS encoding CYTH domain-containing protein has protein sequence MARSDSSLPASTDPATRRTPTRTVEIETKLEFDGGAGLPPLDGRPALAAAGVTGSAAPETFQLDATYYDTAGLDLLAAKLTLRRRTGGHDFGWHLKLPRVAGGRTEVAVPLTDHDAGQVPAELDRLVRGMARGRELRPVARLQTRRTVHHLLNADGAVLVEVADDAVTATDLTGRDGSAGAQHWREVEVELVDGTREQLAAVVDELRSAGARPASSASKVGRALNPPTVGTTKGKKKDAPDRTAGAVVADALDRTRTALLTADRGVREGVDGAAEEAAAALTSARALLGVCHPVLGRVDGLLERATVVADDLAAAQTVHHTHRRLIAQLSDEPEDYARQGRAVLTRTLATRAEAAAAQVADLVDTPEYLEVLRGLDEAVAGSARRRRAARPASGELPVLLGQAWDQLREGSDALLADPGRPENVRVVRSGTVALRLTIEALAPSLGEDAVLLAASLEEVEESLDEYRASARASALLTELSTDPGTDGVAGFVFGRLHAFEEALAHGALDDFTDAWDRVEDGDLVAALVR, from the coding sequence ATGGCCCGTTCCGACTCGTCCCTCCCCGCATCCACCGACCCCGCCACGCGTCGCACCCCCACGCGCACCGTGGAGATCGAGACGAAGCTCGAGTTCGACGGCGGTGCGGGACTGCCCCCGCTGGACGGCCGGCCCGCCCTGGCCGCGGCCGGGGTGACGGGCAGTGCCGCACCGGAGACCTTCCAGCTGGACGCCACCTACTACGACACGGCCGGGCTCGACCTGCTCGCCGCCAAGCTCACCCTGCGGCGGCGGACCGGAGGGCACGACTTCGGGTGGCACCTGAAGCTGCCCCGGGTCGCCGGGGGCCGGACGGAGGTCGCCGTCCCGCTCACCGACCACGACGCCGGGCAGGTCCCGGCCGAACTGGACCGCCTGGTCCGCGGCATGGCGCGGGGCCGCGAGCTGCGGCCGGTGGCCCGCCTGCAGACCCGCCGCACCGTGCACCACCTGCTGAACGCCGACGGCGCGGTCCTCGTGGAGGTGGCGGACGACGCGGTCACCGCCACCGACCTCACCGGGCGCGACGGGTCCGCCGGCGCCCAGCACTGGCGCGAGGTCGAGGTGGAACTGGTCGACGGCACCCGGGAGCAGCTGGCCGCCGTCGTCGACGAGCTGCGGTCGGCCGGGGCCCGGCCGGCGTCGTCGGCGTCCAAGGTGGGCCGGGCGCTGAACCCGCCGACGGTCGGCACGACCAAGGGGAAGAAGAAGGACGCCCCGGATCGGACCGCCGGGGCGGTGGTCGCGGATGCGCTCGACCGGACCCGGACCGCGCTGCTGACCGCGGACCGCGGGGTCCGGGAGGGGGTGGACGGCGCCGCGGAGGAGGCGGCCGCCGCGCTCACCTCCGCGCGGGCCCTGCTCGGGGTCTGCCATCCGGTGCTCGGCCGCGTCGACGGGCTTCTCGAGCGGGCGACCGTCGTCGCCGACGACCTGGCCGCGGCGCAGACCGTGCACCACACGCACCGGCGGCTCATCGCCCAGCTGTCCGACGAGCCGGAGGACTACGCCCGCCAGGGGCGCGCCGTGCTCACCCGCACCCTGGCCACCCGGGCCGAGGCGGCCGCGGCGCAGGTCGCCGACCTCGTCGACACCCCGGAGTACCTCGAGGTCCTCCGCGGTCTGGACGAGGCGGTCGCGGGTTCGGCCCGGCGCCGTCGCGCCGCCCGGCCCGCGTCGGGCGAACTGCCGGTCCTGCTGGGTCAGGCCTGGGACCAGCTGCGGGAGGGCTCCGACGCCCTGCTCGCCGATCCGGGCCGGCCGGAGAACGTCCGGGTGGTCCGGTCGGGGACGGTGGCCCTGCGCCTGACCATCGAGGCCCTGGCCCCGTCGCTCGGCGAGGACGCCGTGCTGCTGGCCGCCTCCCTGGAGGAGGTCGAGGAGTCGTTGGACGAGTACCGGGCCTCGGCCCGGGCCTCCGCCCTGCTGACCGAGCTCTCGACGGACCCCGGCACGGACGGCGTCGCCGGGTTCGTGTTCGGTCGGCTGCACGCCTTCGAGGAGGCGCTGGCCCACGGCGCGCTGGACGACTTCACCGACGCCTGGGACCGGGTCGAGGACGGCGATCTGGTAGCGGCGCTGGTGCGGTGA